The DNA sequence AGTTCTTGATGTCGATGTTGGCCACGGCCACGCCGGGGATGCGGCGCACCTGTTCCAGACCCGCCTGGACGAGGTTGATGGGGAGCGGCGAGTAGCCGAGCCGGTCGACGGAGCGCTGTCCCTCGCAGAGGAAGTAGTAGGCGAAGGCGCCGAGCGCCTTGCCCTTCTGCGGGTTGAAGTTCGACTCCTGCGCCGTCGGGATGATCATGTAGCTGTAGCTGGAGAGCGGGTAGGTCCGCTCGTCGGCCCCCGTGTAGACGCCTTCCAGCTTCTGCGTGAGGTCGACGGGGTCGATCTGCGCGTTGCCGAGCGACACGGCGACGTTCTGGGCGGTGGGCTCGGTGTAGTAGCCCGACTTGTTGAGGACCTTGACGACCGGGAAGCCCGTCGTGGAGACCGCGTAGGAGTACTCCACGTACGTGATGGTGCCGATGTTGCCCTCTTGGGCCACGTAGCCGGAGACGCCGTTGGAGCCGGACTGGCCGACGAACCCGCGGCCGGCGACGGTCGGGTAGTTGGACGTCTGCCCGCAGGGCGTGGAGCGGCCGGCCTTGCCGCAATAAGCGTCCCACAGGGCCCCGTGCTGCGTGCTCATCCATTTGGTCAGCTGGGCCGTCGTGCCCGAGCCGTCGGAGCGGACGACGGGGACGATCCTGCGGGCGGGGAGGGAGGCGGCGAGGCCCGGGTTGTCGACCTTGATCGCCGGGTCGTTCCACGTGGTGATCACGCCGGTGAAGATCTTGGCCACGTTCTCGCCGGAGAGGCGGAGGTTGGTGACCCGGCGGTTGCCGATCTTGAGGTTGTACATGAAGGCCGTGCCGCCCGCGACGATGGGCATGTAGGCGTACTTCCGCGCCGGCGGCGGGTCCACGACCCCCGAGTCCTTGATCCCGTACGGGATCTCGGAGACCGCGAAGTCGACGGTGCCGTTGCGGAACTGGTTGCGGCCGTCCGACGATCCCGTACCGCTGTAGTTGACCGTCATGCCGTACTGCTTGACGTTGGCACGCCACTGGTCGAGGGCGTTCTGGCTCCAGGTGGAACCCGCGCCGGAGACCGGTACGTAGCTCTCGGCGGCGGCCGGGACCGCGCCGGGCAGGACGGCGGCCAGCACCGCCAGGAGCAGCGCGAGTCCGCGGACGAGGAGACGTCCGCGCCGGGCGGGTGCGCGGTCGCCCGAGGGGCCGCGCACGGGGTATGCCGGGGGTCGTCCGGGCATGGGTAACTCTCCTGATCGGTCACAGATCGTACGAATGGACGCGGCGCGGGGCCGCGAGGAGCGGGGCGGCTACGCCCGGGGCGGGGGCACGGCCCGCGATCCCCGTGGCTCCGGCCCCCCGGCCTCGTCTTCGGCCAGGGCGAGGTCCCGCTCGGCGGCCCGGGCCCGCATCCGCTCCAGGTCACGGGCTGAGGCGAGGACCCGGCGGTGCTGGGCCCCGCGGCCGAGCTGGCCCGGGGCCTTGCCGCCGATGACACGGGCGAGCACGAAGAGCAGCAGCACCAGCCCCATCAGCAGGGCGGCGCAGCCGAACCCGCGGGCGATCATGGACTTCTCCGGGGACTGGACCAGGCTGAACAC is a window from the Streptomyces sp. NBC_01244 genome containing:
- a CDS encoding phosphate ABC transporter substrate-binding protein PstS; the encoded protein is MPGRPPAYPVRGPSGDRAPARRGRLLVRGLALLLAVLAAVLPGAVPAAAESYVPVSGAGSTWSQNALDQWRANVKQYGMTVNYSGTGSSDGRNQFRNGTVDFAVSEIPYGIKDSGVVDPPPARKYAYMPIVAGGTAFMYNLKIGNRRVTNLRLSGENVAKIFTGVITTWNDPAIKVDNPGLAASLPARRIVPVVRSDGSGTTAQLTKWMSTQHGALWDAYCGKAGRSTPCGQTSNYPTVAGRGFVGQSGSNGVSGYVAQEGNIGTITYVEYSYAVSTTGFPVVKVLNKSGYYTEPTAQNVAVSLGNAQIDPVDLTQKLEGVYTGADERTYPLSSYSYMIIPTAQESNFNPQKGKALGAFAYYFLCEGQRSVDRLGYSPLPINLVQAGLEQVRRIPGVAVANIDIKNCRNPTFSPDGRNILAETAPKPAACDKQGPTQCETGTGGNKTPTQNGSSGGGGAAASGGATGGGGAAASGGATGGTGGTGGTGSGGATGGGSAGAATGGTGGTGGADGGSGAAAATGGTGDGSASGGADGGGVDPVTGQPLAAGAADLFGIPVTTSTGIGGSLQTVLMVLGALILLAVTVAPPLVTRRLTRRGRTGGGS